The genomic region GGGCGAGATCATCGCGGAGCCGATCCGGCTGCACCGGCTGCGCGAGCGCGGGGCGGTGGCCGAGCGCGTGGCGGAGCTCCTCTCTCTCGTCGGCCTCCGCCCGGAACATGCGGGGCGCTACCCGCACGAGTTCTCGGGCGGGCAGCGCCAGCGCATCGGGATTGCGCGCGCTCTCGCCTGCGAGCCGAAGCTGCTCGTCGGCGACGAGCCGGTCTCGGCGCTCGACGTCTCGATCCAGGCGCAGGTGATCAACCTGCTCGGTGAGCTGCTCGCCCGGTTCGGCCTCGCCTTCCTCCTCATCGCGCACGACCTTGCCGTGGTCCGCCACATCGCCGACCGGGTGGCGGTGATGTATCTCGGCAGGATCGTCGAGACGGGGCCGAAACGGGCCGTGTTCGCTACCCCGCGCCACCCCTATACTCGTGGCCTGCTTGCCGCCGTGCCGCGACCCGACCCGGCAGCGCGGCGCGCCTCCGCCCTCGTCCCCGGCGACCCGCCCTCGCCGCGCACCCCGCCGCCAGGCTGCCGCTTCCACCCGCGCTGCGCCTTCGCCGACGCGCGCTGCCGAACCGAAGACCCCGCTCTCGCCGACCCAGGTGACGGGCACGACGTCGCCTGCCACCATTGGCGATCGTTGCCGCCCTTCGCGGCGGCGGCCTCCGAGCCGGCGGGCAGGGCGCGCCTGCGGCGCCTCTCCGCCTGGTTCGGCGGTGCAGGACGAACCGGCACCGAAACGGATTCTCCACGCCTGGGAGGGTGACTATGATGTTCCGCAAGACGCTTCTCGCCGCCGCGGCCCTCGTCGCCGCTCTCGCCGCGTCGCCCGCGCCAGCGCAGACCCTGCGCATCGGGCTTGCCGAGGACCCCGACATCCTCGACCCCACGCTCGCGCGCACCTTCGTCGGGCGGATCGTGTTCGCCTCGCTCTGCGACAAGCTGTTCGACATCGACAAGGACCTCAGGATCGTCCCGCAGCTCGCCACCGGCTTCACCTGGGACGACCCGAAGACGCTCACGCTCACGATCCGCCAGGGCGTGAAGTTCCACGACGGCGAGACGATGGACGCCGAAGCGGTGCGCTATTCGCTCACCCGGCACCTGACCATGCAGGGAAGCTTCCGCCGCGGCGAGATCAACTCGATGGAGAGCGTCGAGGTGGTCAACCCGACCACGGTGCGGATCAGGCTCAAGGAGCCCTTCGCGCCCTTCCTCGCGCAGCTGACCGACCGCGCCGGCATGATCGTGAGCCCGAAGGCGGCGGAGGCGGCGGGGCCGCAGTTCGGCACGCGGCCGGTCTGCGCCGGCCCGTTCCGCTTCGTCGAGCGTGTGGCGCAGGACCGGATTGTGGTCGAGCGCTTCCCCGACTACTGGGACGCCGGCCGGATCCACCTCCAGCGCATCGTCTACCAGCCGATCCCCGACAGCACGGTGCGGCTCGCCAACCTCCAGGCCGGCTCGCTCGAACTGATCGAGCGCGTCAGCCCCAATGACGTTCCGGCCGTGCAGCGGAATGCCCGCCTCCGCCTTTCGATGTCCGACGAGCTCGGCTACCAGGGCATCACGATCAATGTCGGCAACGGGCCGCGGGCGCAGACGCCGCTCGGCCAGAACGCCAAGGTCCGCCAGGCCTTCGATCTTGCGATCGACCGCGCGACGATCATCCAGGTCGTCTACAACGGCATGTTCACGCCGACAGCCCAAGCCGTGCCGCCCTCCTCGCCCTTCCACGTGCGGTCGCTCACGCCGCCGACCCGTGACGTCGCGCGCGCCCGCGCTCTGCTCCGCGAGGCCGGGGTGCAGACGCCGGTTCGGATCGTGCTGACGGTTCCGAACGCTCCCGATGCGCGGCAGGTGGGGGAGGTGATCCAGGCGATGGCGGCGGAAGCCGGCTTCGAGATCTCGATCAACGCGATGGAGTTCGCCTCCTCGCTCCAGGCGGCCGCCCGCGGCGACTTCGAGGCCTACTACATCGGCTGGTCCGGCCGCACCGACCCCGACGGCAATCTCTGGAGCTTCATCCACTCGCGCGGGCCGCAGAACGACGGCAGGTACAGCAACGCCGAGGTCGACCGCCTGCTCGACGCCGCCCGGGTCGAGAGCGACCCCGAGAAGCGCATCGCCCTCTACGAGCAGATGTACCGGATCGCCGTGGTTGAGGACCGCTCACGCCTCTATCTCTGGCACCGCAAGAACATCGTCGCGCACACGGCGCGGCTTTCGGGCTTCGTCGCCGTGCCCGACGGGCTGATCCGGGTGCGGGACCTGAGGCTCGCCAACTAGCGCCGGCGAGGGGGGAGGCGGGGAGGGAAGGGCGTTCTGGTGCTCGGCTTCCTCGCGCGCAGGGTGGGGCAGACCATCCCCACCCTTCTCTTCGTCTCCGTCCTGATCTTCGGGCTGCAGCAGCTGATGCCCGGAGATCCTGCCCTCGTCCTCGCCGGGGAGGAGCGCGGCGACCCTGCGGTCCTCGCCCAGATCCGCGCCGAGCTCAATCTCGACAAGCCGCTTCCCGTACAATACGCGCTCTGGCTCCAGGGCGTGCTCACGGGCGATCTCGGCTACTCGTGGCGTATCCGCGAGCCGATCGCCGCCGTGATCGCGCAGAAACTGCCCGTGACGCTTCAGCTCGGGCTGATGGCATTCGTGATCGCCCTTCTGATCGGCATTCCAATGGGCATCCTCTCGGCGGTGCGGAAGGACACGCCGCTTGACTGGAGCGCGAACGCGGTCGGGCTCGCGGGCCTTTCCCTGCCGAACTTCTGGCTCGGCATCATGCTGATCCTCCTGTTCTCGGTGGAGCTCGGCTGGCTGCCGCCCTCAGGCTATGTGCCGCTCTCGGAGGACTGGCGGCAGAGCCTCGCCACCACGATCATGCCCGCCTTCGTTCTCGGCTCCGGGATCGCAGCGGTGTTCATGCGCCACATGCGCTCGGCGATGCTGCAGGCCTTGGCGGAGGACTATGTGCGCACCGCCCGCGCCAAGGGGTTGGCGGAGCGTGTCGTCGTGCTCAAGCACGCGCTTCGTAACGCGCTCGTGCCTGTGGTGACGCTCGGCGCGCTCGAGCTCGGCACGCTGCTGTCCGGCGCGGTTCTCACCGAGCAGGTGTTCAGCATCCCGGGCTTCGGCAAGCTGATCGTCGATGCCGTATTCAATCGCGACTATCCGGTCGTGCAGGGCGTGGTGCTCGTCACCGCGGTCCTCTACGTGCTGCTCAACCTCGTCGCCGATGTGCTCTACGTTCTGATCAACCCTCGGCTGAGGCATGCCTGACGCAGCGGTGATGCCCCCTCGCCTCGCCACGCTGCGCGGCGAGAGCCCGGCGCGGCGCGCGTTGCGGCGCCTCGTCCGCCACCGCGCCGCGATGGTCGGGCTTGTGGTGGTGGTCGTCTTCGTCGCTGTCGCGGTGTTCGCCCCGCTCGTTTCGCCCTATGACCCCGCGCGCACCAACTGGGCGTCGATCCGCCGGCCGCCGTCGTCCTCGTTCTGGTTCGGCACCGACGAGAACGGCCGTGACATCCTCTCGCGGATCATCTGGGGAGCGCGGGCGAGCCTGCTCGCTGGCGTGATCTCGGTCGGGATCGCGCTCGCCGTCGGGGTGCCGATCGGGCTTGCCGCCGGCTTCCTCGGCGGCTGGGTCGATGCCCTGATCTCGCGGCTTGCGGATGCGATGCTCGCCTGCCCGTTTCTGATTCTTGCGATCGCGCTTGCGGCCTTCCTCGGCCCCTCGCTCGAGAACGCGATGATCGCGATCGGCGTCTCGGCGGCGCCGATCTTCATCCGGCTCGCTCGCGGCGCGACATTGGCCGCGAAGGTGGAGGATTATGTCGAGGCGGCGCGCGGCTTGGGCAATCCGCGCTGGCGGATCGCGCTTCGTCACATCCTGCCCAACATCGTCCCGCCCTTGCTCGTGCAGGCCACGCTCACGATCGCCTCAGCGATCATCGCCGAGGCTTCGCTTTCCTTCCTGGGCCTGGGCCAGCAGCCGCCGGCGCCCTCCTGGGGAAGCATGCTCAACACGGCGCAGCGCTTCATCGAGCAGGCGCCGTGGATGGCGATCTTCCCCGGGCTTTCGATCTTCGTCGTCGTGCTCGGGTTCAACCTGCTCGGGGACGGGCTGCGCGACGCGCTCGACCCGCGCCAGCGGTAAGGACGGGGGCGAGCCGGGGCAGCCTCAGCCAGTCCTGGCGGGCTCGGGGTCGCGACGCTTCAGCCGGCCGCTCTCAACGAGCTGCTGCACGAGCCTGGGCAGGCTCTCGGAGAGCTGGGCGAGGCTTTCGATCGGCATCGCCACGGTGAAGGCAGGCGCGGGTTTGGGCGGGTTTTTCGGGTTGGCGACATCCGCCTCGAGCACGTGGAAGCGTATCCGTGCCGTCGTCCCGACGATGCTGATGTCGGTCACGCCATCTGCGTAAAGCGGAGAGGACATCACCCGTGTTCCGTCCCGATCGTTCGGCCATGAGCGGAGCCGCGTGGACGGTAGCGGCTGACAGGACGGGCGGAAAGAGGCGGGAGGGCCACAGCAGAGGGCAGCGGGGACCGCGGCTCTCTCCGGTCCCCGCCCCGTTCCGGCACCGTCGCGCGGACGATGGCGAACTACTTCAGCGTCTCGAGATAGGCGATGAGATTGGCGCGCTGTTCAGGATTGCGGATGCCGGCAAACGCCATCGACCCGCGCGGGACCAGCGATTTCGGGTTCTCGAGATACTTATCGAGGTTCTCCCGTGTCCACACCAGCCCGCCCTGGGCAAGTTCCTGCATGTTCGCGGAGTAGCGGAAGCCCTCGCGCTTGCCCGCGGGGCTGCCGACGATGCCCCAGAGATTTGGCCCCACGCCGTTCCGGCCGCCCTTGTCAACCGTGTGGCAGGCGCGGCACTGCGCGAAGACGCGCTGTCCGGCCGCCGCATCCTCCGCCGACGCGGGCAGAGCCTGCCAAAGGAGCGCGGCTGCGGCCAGCATCGGAACACCGAGTCGCGACATGTCGTCTCCCCTTGCTGGTGTGGATTTCAATCACCCTCCGGCAATATTGCGACGCTTTTCGGCTTGGCAATGGCGGAGTGACCGGCTGACACCGCTCATCGGGGCAGCGGCGACCAAGCCGGGGTCTCCCACGCCGGCGGGACCTGTCCTATCCTCCAAAACGCTGGCGCCGGGATCGTCGGGCACGGCGGCGCGGGTCGGCGGCGCAACGGGCGCTGCCGCGGAACGAGGCGAGGAAAGCGCGATCCAGGCGTTGCGCGCCGGAGGTCTCCGTCGAGGTGTCTTGGCGGTCGCGATCGTCGCCCTGCTCGGCGGGTGCGTCACCACCCAGGAGCAGAGGATCGGCGCGGCCGACCCTGCCGACCAGTGCCGCCCCTTCGTGGTCGCGCTCGACAGCAGCGGCAATTTCTTCGCCGAGGACATCATCAAGGGAGCGGTCATCGGCGCGTCCGGCGGGGCGATCCTCGGCGGGATCCTCGGAGGGAACGTCCGCGGTGCGGCGATCGGGGCGGCGACCGGGGCGATCGCCGGCGCCGCCGCGGGCTAATGGTACGCGCTCAACCAGCAGAGCCGCGACCAGGCCGTGCTGGCCACACGGGTGCAGAACGACCTCTCCCGCGAGAACGCAGAGATCGATCGCTCCCTCCAGGCCTTCGACGCGCTGATAGACTGCCGCTTCGCCCAGGCCAAGCAGCTTCGCCTCGACGTGGCGGAGAAGCGTCTGACGCTCGAGCAAGGCCGCGCCCGGATGGCGCAGATCCGCGCCTGGACCGAGCGCGACATCGCTCTCGCCCGCCAGATCAACGCCCGGATCGAGACGCGCGGCGCCGAGTTCGAGGCGGCGGCGGAGAATCTTCAGCCCGGCACCAAGAGCCAGATCGCCGCGCAGAAAGCGGCCGCCCCTGCCGCCCGCCAGGCGGTCACGACACGGGCCACGCCGGTGCGCCTCCGCCCCGACCCGGCCGCGCCCGAGATCGCCCAGCTCGCGCCGCGCGAGACCGTCACCGTCACCGGCGGGCGTGACGGGTTCGCGCTGGTCGAGACGCCCTCTGGCATGCGCGGCTACGCACCCGCCGACACGCTGCGGATCGGCACGGCGAGCGTCGTCACCCCGCGTTCGGTCGTCTCGGGCGGGACGGACGTGCAGACCCTCGCCGCCACCAACGTCGCCAAGCGCGACAATTTCAGCCAGAGCGTGCAGGTGGCCGAACGGGCGGCCGCGTTGGGTTTCGAGCTGACCTCCTGAGCGGGCTTCGCCGACTCGCAACGGCACTCGGGCTGGTCGCGGCCCTCTGCTCGGCCGCCGCCTTCGCCCAGGGGCCTCCAGACACTGCCTTCATCCGCGTCGAGGCGGGTGCCCACTCCGCCCCGGTGAACCGCCTCGCGGTCGATTCGGCCGGCACCGTGCTCGCCTCCGCATCCGACGACAAGACCGTCCGGCTGTGGTCCCTGCCGTCCGGCGAGCTGCGCGGTGTGCTGCGTGTCCCGATCGGCGAGGCGCAGGAGGGGGAGCTCGACGCGGTTGCGCTCTCGCCGGACGGGCGCGTCGCCTTCGCCGGCGGCATCAGCGGCTTCGCCTGGGACAAGACCTACGCGATCTACTGGTTCGATACGGCCACGCAACGCATGACGGGGCGGCTGCCGAACCTGCCGGCGCAGGTGAACCATCTCGCCGTCTCGGCTGACGGGACGTCGCGTGCCGCGGCGCTCGGCGGTCAGACGGGGGTGCGGCTGTGGGATGCCGCGACTGGCCGGGCGATCGCCGAGGACAGGGCCTATCGCGGACCGGCGCGGATGGTCGTCTTCGCCGCCGATGGCCGCTTCTTCACCACCGCCGCCGACGGCCTGGTACGCGCCTACGCCGCCGATGGACGCAAGCTCGCCGAAGCGGCGCCGCGCGAGCGGGCGCGCCCCTACGGCATCGCCGTCTCCCCCGACGGCACGCTCGTCGCGGTTGGCTACGAGAATGTCGCGGCGGTCGATGTGCTCGCGGCGAACGGGCTGAGGCGCGTGTTCTCGCCCGACGTCACGGGCGTACCGGCGGCCTGGCTTCCGGCCGTCGCCTGGGCCTCCGAGCGGCGCGGGGGGGTGCAGCTGCTTGCCGCCGGGTTCGGGCCGCAGCGCGGCATCGTCCTCCGCTGGGCCGATTTCGGCCTCGGCCCGGCGCGCGACCTCGCCGCCTCGCCCGACTCGATCCTCCATCTCCTGCCGCTGCCCCAGGGCGGGGCAGCCTTTGCCGCTGCCGACCCAGGCTGGGGCGTGGTGGGCCCGGATGGCACGCTGGCCCGCGCGCCGCGCCCGCCGTTGTCGGACGCGCGCGAGGCACGCGGCGGTCTCGCCGTCTCGGCAGACGGGCGCACGATCGAGTGGCCCGGGGCGCAGGGGCGGCTTCGCTTCGAGCTCGACGGGCGTGGGCTAGAGCAGATCGCATACGGCTGGAAACAGCCGTATGCGTGAAGATGCTCGCAAGACAAGGCCAGAGCGGTTTCCACTCATCTGGAAACCGCTCTAGTGCCGGCAAGCGGAGCGGGAGTCGCCTCTTCGGCCGTCTCCGCGCCTGGGCTTTCGCTCGCGGATTGGCGCGACTCGCCCGCGCCGAAGCTCAACGGCCAGGCGCTCGCGCTCGGGCGGGGCGAGATCTCGCGCAGTGCGGCGATCGCGGGCGACCGCCTTCTTCTCGGCACCGACACCCATCTGCGGCTGTTCGACCGGCGTGGCCGGCAGCTCCCCGAGGCTGCGGTGACGGGCGCTGCCTGGGCGCTCGCCGTCGCCCCGGCCGCCTCTGTCGCCGTCGCAGCACTCGGCGACGGCACGCTCCGCTGGTTCGACCTTGACGGCGAGAGGCCGCTCGCCGAGCGCGGCGCCCTGTTCGTGCACGCCGACGGGGCGCGCTGGGCGCTGTTCACGCCCGAGGGGTTCTTCGACCACGCCGAGGGCGGCGGGCAGCATCTCGTGGGCGTTCACCTCAACCGGCGCGCCGCCGAGCAGCCGGACTGGGCCTCCTTCACCCAGGCCTATCGCGCGCTCTATGCGCCGGCGGTGGTGCGCGCGCGGCTTGCCGGCGACGTGACGGCGGCCCGGCGCCGCCTCGCCGAGCTCGGCGACCGTCGCGCCGTGATCGCGCGCCAGCCGCGCGTGACGGTCACCGGCCTCTGCGTCCCCGATGTCTCGGGCGAGTGTCGCGCGCTCGAGGCGGAGTCCTCGCAGCCGCACGGTCTCAGCCGGGTGCGGATCAGGCTCAGGCTCGAGGATCGGGGCTTGGGCCTCGGACCGGTCGACGTGTTCCGCAACGGGCGGAATGTCGGCCGGGTCGATCCGGCGGGCCTTGCCGAGATCGGCATCGACGTCGCTCTCGACCCGGGCGTGAACACGCTTCAGGCGCGCGCGTGGGACCAGGCCGTGCGCCTGTTCGCCGAGACGCCGGTGCTGCGCCTCGACGCCCGCGGGGTGGAGGACCGCGCGGCGCGGCTGTTCATCATGGCGGTGGGGGTGGACCGCTACCGCAACCCGCAGCTCGCCCTGCGCTTCGCCGCCGCCGACGCGACCACCGTGGCGCAGGCGCTGCGCGATGGCGCGGTCGGGCTGTTCGCCTCCGCCGAGGTGACGGTGCTCACCGACGAGGCGGCGACCCGGGAGGGGATCCTCGCCGCGCTCGAGCGGCTGTCGCGCGAGATCGGGCCGCAGGACACGTCCCTGCTCTATCTCGCCGGCCACGGCGTCAAGACCGAGCCGGACGAGCGTTTCCTGTTCCTGCCGCAGGATGTGGAGGACGCCTCCTCCTCGGAGGCGCTGCGCCGCCAGGGGCTGTCGGACGAGGTGCTCGTCGGCGCGCTCTCGCGCATCCGCGCCCGAAACGGCTTCCTGTTCATGGACACCTGCTACGCCGGCCAGGTGGCGGTCGATGCGCTCGCCTCTGTCGGCAACGAGACCGGGCGTTATCTTCTCACCGCCTCGACCTCGGTTCAGGAGGCGCTCGACAGCTATGACGACCGCAACGGGGTGTTCGCGGTCGCGGTGCGCAAGGCGCTGACGGGCAGGGCGGGGCGTGACGAGCGCGGTATCGTCTCGGCGCTTGCCCTCGGCGAGTACGTCTCCCGGCGTGTCGGCGTGCTCGCGCGCGAGAAGGGCCACGCCCGGGATGCCGTGTTCCGCACCGCTCAGCGTGACCTCAGGAGCTTTCCGATCGCCCGCGTCTCGCCCTGACCGCTCCACGCGTCAGTCTTGGACGCAGGTGCGTGGGCATGCGTCCGGAACAGACGCACGCATGATGTTCACGGAAGCTTCACATCTGGCATGGAGGATGCATCACCGGCCGCGAGCCGGACATTCGGGAGGGGCGCACCTGGAAGAAGGAGACTCCCCGTGCCCGAACGGTTCCCGATCCGCCTCTTTTTGGTGCTTGCGCTGGTCGCCTCACATGCGGTTGTGGCTCCGGCCCGTGCCGACCGCGATCCCTGCCCCTCTCCCGGAACGATTGCCGTCCGCGAGGACGGGCAGCGCCTCGTCTTCGCCGGCGAGGACCCGGAGGAGGAGGCGCTCTGCCTCGTCCGCATCGGCGAGCAGACGCGCCGGCTCCTGTTCGGCTTCTGGGCCCCGATCGGGCCCGAGCTCGACGAGGCGCGCGCCGCCCTCGCGCAGCTCCTCTCTGGCGGTCCCGGCACGCGCGTCACGATCCGCGAGCACGTGTTCACCGACAGCTGGCTCGAGACCTGGGAGCGTGGCGACGAGGAGACGGTGGCGCTTCGCTCCGGCCCGCGCCGTGCCGTCCGGCTTGACAGGACGATGCGTCTCTCCGGCCCCACCGGCTTCCACGCGATCGCGAGCTACTGGATCGATGTCGAGACGGGCGTGGTGCTGAAGGCGACGCATCGTCACCTCGAGGGGCTTCGCCTGCCCTACCGGGACATGGTGATCACCCATCTCGACACGCGGGGCTGAGCGTCACTCCTCCTCGGCGTCGGGACGCTCGAGCGCGGGCGCCGGCGGCAGGCGTGAGGGGCGCGCCGGTCGCCGCTCCGGCACCGGCGCGACCCAGGGCCGGTCGCCACGGAGCGAACGATCGGAGACGACGCGCACGCCGTCGGCCGTGAACCAGGCGGCGTGCGCGCCGTCGCGCCAGACGGAGAAGCGGTCGATCACCGGGCTCGGTCGGCAGCGGCCGCGCAGCG from Elioraea tepida harbors:
- a CDS encoding ABC transporter ATP-binding protein, which codes for MSALLEARGLVKHFPVAGGLLGRKGGAVRAVDGIDISLRAGETLALVGESGCGKSTAARLVLRLIEPDRGTIRFAGEDLTAMDEARLRAARRHMQLIFQDPFGSLNPRMTAGEIIAEPIRLHRLRERGAVAERVAELLSLVGLRPEHAGRYPHEFSGGQRQRIGIARALACEPKLLVGDEPVSALDVSIQAQVINLLGELLARFGLAFLLIAHDLAVVRHIADRVAVMYLGRIVETGPKRAVFATPRHPYTRGLLAAVPRPDPAARRASALVPGDPPSPRTPPPGCRFHPRCAFADARCRTEDPALADPGDGHDVACHHWRSLPPFAAAASEPAGRARLRRLSAWFGGAGRTGTETDSPRLGG
- a CDS encoding glycine zipper family protein — protein: MAVAIVALLGGCVTTQEQRIGAADPADQCRPFVVALDSSGNFFAEDIIKGAVIGASGGAILGGILGGNVRGAAIGAATGAIAGAAAG
- a CDS encoding SH3 domain-containing protein → MLATRVQNDLSRENAEIDRSLQAFDALIDCRFAQAKQLRLDVAEKRLTLEQGRARMAQIRAWTERDIALARQINARIETRGAEFEAAAENLQPGTKSQIAAQKAAAPAARQAVTTRATPVRLRPDPAAPEIAQLAPRETVTVTGGRDGFALVETPSGMRGYAPADTLRIGTASVVTPRSVVSGGTDVQTLAATNVAKRDNFSQSVQVAERAAALGFELTS
- a CDS encoding ABC transporter permease, translated to MLGFLARRVGQTIPTLLFVSVLIFGLQQLMPGDPALVLAGEERGDPAVLAQIRAELNLDKPLPVQYALWLQGVLTGDLGYSWRIREPIAAVIAQKLPVTLQLGLMAFVIALLIGIPMGILSAVRKDTPLDWSANAVGLAGLSLPNFWLGIMLILLFSVELGWLPPSGYVPLSEDWRQSLATTIMPAFVLGSGIAAVFMRHMRSAMLQALAEDYVRTARAKGLAERVVVLKHALRNALVPVVTLGALELGTLLSGAVLTEQVFSIPGFGKLIVDAVFNRDYPVVQGVVLVTAVLYVLLNLVADVLYVLINPRLRHA
- a CDS encoding WD40 repeat domain-containing protein, with amino-acid sequence MRVEAGAHSAPVNRLAVDSAGTVLASASDDKTVRLWSLPSGELRGVLRVPIGEAQEGELDAVALSPDGRVAFAGGISGFAWDKTYAIYWFDTATQRMTGRLPNLPAQVNHLAVSADGTSRAAALGGQTGVRLWDAATGRAIAEDRAYRGPARMVVFAADGRFFTTAADGLVRAYAADGRKLAEAAPRERARPYGIAVSPDGTLVAVGYENVAAVDVLAANGLRRVFSPDVTGVPAAWLPAVAWASERRGGVQLLAAGFGPQRGIVLRWADFGLGPARDLAASPDSILHLLPLPQGGAAFAAADPGWGVVGPDGTLARAPRPPLSDAREARGGLAVSADGRTIEWPGAQGRLRFELDGRGLEQIAYGWKQPYA
- a CDS encoding c-type cytochrome, translated to MSRLGVPMLAAAALLWQALPASAEDAAAGQRVFAQCRACHTVDKGGRNGVGPNLWGIVGSPAGKREGFRYSANMQELAQGGLVWTRENLDKYLENPKSLVPRGSMAFAGIRNPEQRANLIAYLETLK
- a CDS encoding ABC transporter permease; this encodes MPDAAVMPPRLATLRGESPARRALRRLVRHRAAMVGLVVVVVFVAVAVFAPLVSPYDPARTNWASIRRPPSSSFWFGTDENGRDILSRIIWGARASLLAGVISVGIALAVGVPIGLAAGFLGGWVDALISRLADAMLACPFLILAIALAAFLGPSLENAMIAIGVSAAPIFIRLARGATLAAKVEDYVEAARGLGNPRWRIALRHILPNIVPPLLVQATLTIASAIIAEASLSFLGLGQQPPAPSWGSMLNTAQRFIEQAPWMAIFPGLSIFVVVLGFNLLGDGLRDALDPRQR
- a CDS encoding ABC transporter substrate-binding protein, whose translation is MMFRKTLLAAAALVAALAASPAPAQTLRIGLAEDPDILDPTLARTFVGRIVFASLCDKLFDIDKDLRIVPQLATGFTWDDPKTLTLTIRQGVKFHDGETMDAEAVRYSLTRHLTMQGSFRRGEINSMESVEVVNPTTVRIRLKEPFAPFLAQLTDRAGMIVSPKAAEAAGPQFGTRPVCAGPFRFVERVAQDRIVVERFPDYWDAGRIHLQRIVYQPIPDSTVRLANLQAGSLELIERVSPNDVPAVQRNARLRLSMSDELGYQGITINVGNGPRAQTPLGQNAKVRQAFDLAIDRATIIQVVYNGMFTPTAQAVPPSSPFHVRSLTPPTRDVARARALLREAGVQTPVRIVLTVPNAPDARQVGEVIQAMAAEAGFEISINAMEFASSLQAAARGDFEAYYIGWSGRTDPDGNLWSFIHSRGPQNDGRYSNAEVDRLLDAARVESDPEKRIALYEQMYRIAVVEDRSRLYLWHRKNIVAHTARLSGFVAVPDGLIRVRDLRLAN
- a CDS encoding caspase family protein, with protein sequence MPASGAGVASSAVSAPGLSLADWRDSPAPKLNGQALALGRGEISRSAAIAGDRLLLGTDTHLRLFDRRGRQLPEAAVTGAAWALAVAPAASVAVAALGDGTLRWFDLDGERPLAERGALFVHADGARWALFTPEGFFDHAEGGGQHLVGVHLNRRAAEQPDWASFTQAYRALYAPAVVRARLAGDVTAARRRLAELGDRRAVIARQPRVTVTGLCVPDVSGECRALEAESSQPHGLSRVRIRLRLEDRGLGLGPVDVFRNGRNVGRVDPAGLAEIGIDVALDPGVNTLQARAWDQAVRLFAETPVLRLDARGVEDRAARLFIMAVGVDRYRNPQLALRFAAADATTVAQALRDGAVGLFASAEVTVLTDEAATREGILAALERLSREIGPQDTSLLYLAGHGVKTEPDERFLFLPQDVEDASSSEALRRQGLSDEVLVGALSRIRARNGFLFMDTCYAGQVAVDALASVGNETGRYLLTASTSVQEALDSYDDRNGVFAVAVRKALTGRAGRDERGIVSALALGEYVSRRVGVLAREKGHARDAVFRTAQRDLRSFPIARVSP